The Anopheles coluzzii chromosome 2, AcolN3, whole genome shotgun sequence genome window below encodes:
- the LOC120950500 gene encoding troponin C, isoallergen Bla g 6.0101-like — MEKSELAKTELSKDQMKILKDAFDAFDIEKKGSISLEVIGTIMELLGYGMSEEELKEVMEDYDEDESGQIEFEEFIELASNYVEPEEDYDVLRAELREVFMMYDKDGTGFIPVNSFKAILRELDGAVPENELDEIVDEIDADSSGTVDFEEFMEVMTGPSE; from the exons ATGGAAAAGTCTGAGCTGGCAAAGACTGAGCTGAGCAAGGATCAAATGAAAA TCCTGAAGGATGCCTTCGATGCGTTCGACATTGAGAAGAAGGGCAGCATCTCGCTGGAGGTCATCGGCACGATTATGGAGCTGCTCGGGTACGGCATGTCGGAGGAGGAGCTGAAGGAGGTGATGGAGGACTACGACGAGGACGAGTCGGGCCAGATCGAGTTCGAGGAGTTTATCGAGCTGGCCTCGAACTACGTCGAGCCGGAGGAGGACTACGATGTGCTGCGGGCCGAACTGCGCGAGGTGTTCATGATGTACGACAAGGATG GAACGGGCTTCATTCCGGTGAACTCGTTCAAGGCGATCCTCCGGGAGCTGGACGGTGCCGTGCCGGAGAACGAGCTGGACGAAATTGTGGATGAGATTGATGCGGATAGCTCGGGAACGGTTGACTTTGAAG AATTCATGGAGGTTATGACAG GACCAAGTGAATAA
- the LOC120950227 gene encoding troponin C, isoallergen Bla g 6.0101-like, giving the protein MNKTELSKDQMKILKESFEAFDIEKKGSISVEVVGTILELLGQTLSEEELKEVMEEYDVDESGQIEFDEFLELASNFVEPEEDYDALRAELREVFMMYDKNGTGFIPLDVFKKILQELDGAVPENELDDIIDEIDADGSGTVDFEEFMEVMTGE; this is encoded by the exons ATGAACAAGACCGAGTTGAGCAAGGACCAGATGAAGA TTCTGAAGGAATCCTTCGAAGCGTTCGACATCGAAAAGAAGGGCAGCATCTCGGTAGAAGTGGTCGGTACAATTTTGGAGCTGCTCGGCCAAACACTGTCCGAGGAGGAGCTCAAGGAGGTGATGGAGGAGTACGATGTGGACGAGTCGGGTCAGATTGAGTTCGATGAGTTTCTGGAGCTCGCGTCAAACTTTGTCGAGCCGGAGGAAGATTACGACGCGTTGCGGGCCGAGCTGCGCGAGGTGTTCATGATGTACGACAAGAATG GAACCGGGTTCATTCCACTGGATGTATTTAAGAAGATTCTTCAGGAACTGGATGGTGCAGTGCCAGAAAATGAGTTGGACGACATTATTGATGAAATTGATGCGGATGGTTCAGGAACGGTTGACTTTGAAG AGTTTATGGAGGTGATGACGGGTGAATAA